One genomic segment of Deltaproteobacteria bacterium includes these proteins:
- a CDS encoding MinD/ParA family protein encodes MSETAIDLTPSPARAPHVIAIASGKGGVGKTNLTANLAVALASRGLRVCVLDADLGLANLDVLFGLSPTLSLRDVVRGERRLEDVVVDGPAGIRIIPAASGFEELTRLGSDEQLRLLAEIDGLEDSFDVLLVDTAAGISANVLYFTAAAADALVVITPEPTALTDAYALVKVLATRYGRREFLVAVNMAAGAADAEAAFQRLARVAERFLRVRLEYQGYVPYDDALPRAVRHQRPVVLAAPGSPASQGLAALAGRLALRSPGRPTGGVQFFFRRLVGEGRAS; translated from the coding sequence ATGTCGGAGACCGCCATCGACCTCACCCCGAGCCCTGCCCGCGCTCCGCACGTGATCGCCATCGCGAGCGGCAAGGGCGGCGTCGGCAAGACCAACCTCACCGCCAATCTGGCGGTGGCCCTGGCGAGCCGGGGACTCCGGGTCTGCGTGCTCGACGCCGACCTCGGGCTCGCCAACCTCGACGTGCTCTTCGGGCTCTCTCCCACGCTCAGCCTGCGCGACGTGGTCCGCGGCGAACGGCGGCTCGAGGACGTCGTCGTCGACGGGCCGGCGGGCATCCGCATCATCCCGGCCGCGAGCGGCTTCGAGGAGCTGACGCGCCTCGGCTCGGACGAGCAGCTCCGCCTGCTCGCCGAGATCGACGGCCTCGAGGACTCGTTCGACGTCCTGCTGGTGGACACGGCGGCCGGCATCTCGGCCAACGTCCTCTACTTCACGGCGGCCGCCGCCGACGCGCTGGTCGTGATCACGCCCGAGCCGACCGCGCTCACCGACGCCTACGCGCTCGTGAAGGTCCTCGCCACGCGCTACGGGCGGCGCGAGTTCCTGGTCGCGGTCAACATGGCGGCCGGCGCGGCCGACGCCGAGGCCGCCTTCCAGCGCCTCGCCCGCGTGGCGGAGCGGTTCCTCCGCGTCCGGCTCGAGTACCAGGGCTACGTGCCCTACGACGACGCGCTGCCGCGCGCCGTCCGTCATCAACGCCCCGTGGTCCTCGCCGCGCCCGGCAGCCCGGCGAGCCAGGGGCTGGCCGCGCTCGCCGGGCGGCTCGCCCTGCGGTCGCCGGGCCGGCCGACCGGCGGGGTCCAGTTCTTCTTCCGGCGCCTGGTGGGTGAGGGGAGGGCATCATGA
- a CDS encoding FliA/WhiG family RNA polymerase sigma factor, with the protein MEQVGYDAVRRRARGGAESATPRLPLDGTREEILRRHLPLVRRVVQRLAARKPPHIETDDLVSWGIVGLLDAIAKYDAKKEASFSTYAQFRIRGAILDHLRSLDWVPRSVRQKASLIEKVSHRLEGTLGRPPVEEEIAAELGVSLDAYQGLLTKVGEMSLFSLEDLGFGAGEERFSFERALEEGDADPLGTLLTRERVAIVAQAIGRLPERERTVVTLYYHEELTMKEVGGVLGLTESRVSQLHSQAVLRMKGYLGELFRPAAPEA; encoded by the coding sequence ATGGAACAGGTGGGTTACGACGCCGTCCGCCGGCGCGCGCGCGGGGGCGCGGAGAGCGCCACCCCGCGCCTCCCGCTCGACGGCACGCGAGAGGAGATCCTGCGCCGCCACCTGCCGCTCGTCCGGCGGGTGGTGCAGCGGCTCGCGGCGCGCAAGCCGCCGCATATCGAGACCGACGACCTCGTGTCGTGGGGGATCGTCGGCCTCCTCGACGCCATCGCCAAGTACGACGCCAAGAAGGAGGCGTCGTTCTCGACCTACGCGCAGTTCCGCATCCGGGGGGCGATCCTCGATCACCTCCGCTCGCTCGACTGGGTGCCGCGCAGCGTGCGGCAGAAGGCGAGCCTCATCGAGAAGGTGTCGCACCGGCTCGAGGGCACGCTCGGCCGCCCGCCGGTGGAGGAGGAGATCGCGGCCGAGCTCGGCGTGTCGCTCGACGCCTACCAGGGCCTCCTCACCAAGGTGGGGGAGATGAGTCTCTTCAGCCTCGAGGACCTGGGCTTCGGGGCGGGCGAGGAGCGCTTCAGCTTCGAGCGGGCGCTCGAGGAAGGAGACGCCGACCCGCTCGGCACGCTGCTGACGCGCGAGCGGGTGGCGATCGTCGCCCAGGCGATCGGGCGGCTGCCGGAGCGCGAGCGGACGGTGGTGACGCTCTACTACCACGAGGAGCTGACGATGAAGGAGGTGGGCGGCGTGCTCGGCCTCACCGAGTCGCGCGTCTCGCAGCTTCACTCGCAGGCCGTGCTGCGCATGAAGGGCTACCTGGGCGAGCTCTTCCGGCCGGCCGCGCCGGAGGCCTGA
- a CDS encoding flagellar hook-basal body protein, whose amino-acid sequence MNRAVYALASGGIAAQARLDAVTQNLANVGTAGYKAGRPVFRLHPLDVEEAGLPAPPALRAAAQVTEAETVRDFSQGPVHATGNPLDVAVTGEGFFVVATPRGERYTRQGGFGLDGEGYLVTEHGDRVQGDNGDLRLGSGDVAIGEDGQVNVDGLSVGRLKLVGFGERPGLVPEGNALFAPVQGVVPAPLDASATHVDQGSLEASNVDPMKGMVELVEVSRGFEQYMHAMQRLDEIAQRSINEVGRIG is encoded by the coding sequence ATGAACCGGGCTGTCTACGCGCTCGCGTCGGGCGGGATCGCCGCCCAGGCACGGCTCGACGCCGTCACCCAGAACCTCGCCAACGTCGGGACCGCCGGCTACAAGGCCGGGCGGCCGGTCTTCCGGCTCCATCCCCTCGACGTCGAGGAGGCGGGGTTGCCGGCGCCGCCGGCGCTGCGTGCCGCGGCGCAGGTGACGGAGGCGGAGACCGTGCGCGACTTCTCGCAGGGACCGGTGCACGCCACCGGCAATCCGCTCGATGTCGCCGTCACCGGCGAGGGCTTCTTCGTCGTCGCCACGCCACGCGGCGAGCGCTACACGCGCCAGGGTGGCTTCGGCCTCGACGGCGAGGGCTATCTCGTCACCGAGCACGGCGACCGCGTGCAGGGCGACAATGGCGACCTGCGCCTCGGCTCGGGCGACGTGGCGATCGGCGAGGACGGGCAGGTGAACGTCGACGGTCTCTCCGTCGGGCGTCTGAAGCTCGTCGGCTTCGGCGAGCGGCCGGGACTCGTGCCGGAGGGCAACGCGCTCTTCGCGCCGGTGCAGGGGGTAGTGCCGGCGCCGCTCGACGCGAGCGCCACGCACGTCGACCAGGGCTCGCTCGAGGCGTCGAACGTGGATCCCATGAAGGGCATGGTCGAGCTGGTCGAGGTGTCGCGGGGGTTCGAGCAGTACATGCACGCGATGCAGCGGCTGGACGAGATCGCCCAGCGCAGCATCAACGAGGTGGGGAGGATCGGATGA
- the flgG gene encoding flagellar basal-body rod protein FlgG, with the protein MIRALYTAATGMQAQQLNIDVIANNLANVNTAGFKKSRADFQDLLYQTIRAPGSPTTNNTQSPTGIQVGLGARPAAVQRINVQGDYTQTGNSLDLAVEGTGFFEVTLPDGTTAFTRAGAFKLDNQSRMVTSEGIPLEPAISIPSGAEDITVGSDGVVSAILPGQSTASQVGQIQTARFANPAGLRALGKNLLQETETSGPPQVGTPGQENRGTLLQGFLENSNVSVVEELVALITGQRAYEVTSKAIQTADEMLRATNAIVS; encoded by the coding sequence ATGATCAGGGCGCTCTACACGGCTGCGACGGGCATGCAGGCCCAGCAGCTGAACATCGACGTCATCGCCAACAACCTCGCCAACGTGAACACGGCGGGCTTCAAGAAGAGCCGGGCGGACTTCCAGGACCTGCTCTACCAGACGATCCGCGCCCCGGGATCCCCGACCACGAACAACACGCAGTCGCCGACGGGCATCCAGGTGGGGCTCGGGGCCCGGCCGGCGGCCGTCCAGCGCATCAACGTGCAGGGCGACTACACGCAGACCGGCAACTCGCTCGATCTGGCCGTGGAGGGGACGGGCTTCTTCGAGGTGACGCTGCCCGACGGCACCACCGCCTTCACGCGCGCGGGTGCCTTCAAGCTCGACAACCAGTCGCGCATGGTGACGTCGGAGGGCATCCCCCTCGAGCCGGCGATCTCGATCCCGAGCGGCGCCGAGGACATCACGGTGGGCAGCGACGGGGTGGTGAGCGCCATCCTGCCCGGCCAGTCCACCGCGTCGCAGGTGGGCCAGATCCAGACGGCGCGGTTCGCGAACCCGGCCGGCCTGCGAGCACTCGGCAAGAACCTGCTCCAGGAGACCGAGACCTCCGGGCCGCCGCAGGTGGGTACGCCGGGGCAGGAGAACCGCGGCACGCTGCTCCAGGGCTTCCTCGAGAACTCCAACGTGAGCGTGGTCGAGGAGCTGGTGGCGCTCATCACCGGGCAGCGCGCCTACGAGGTGACCTCGAAGGCGATCCAGACCGCGGACGAGATGCTGCGGGCGACGAATGCGATTGTCTCGTAG
- the flgA gene encoding flagellar basal body P-ring formation protein FlgA produces MRLSRSLAFAALFLLSLTTASVAGPGRITVPAEVTATGQVIRLGDIAVLEGPATAALGDLTLGPAPAAGESRTLEGARVLDALRRAGADLAAITYTIPPVIRVRRASQEVSEAAVRQILERFLAEALGAGAADAELKSVELPGPIRIPAGPYTARVVPPADRPLLGRVRLGLEFTVEDRPVKSVWVTADIGVYGPVVVATRAVARGDTLAAADLTTERRDLSQTGRSVLTDTVDAAGRIARAPLVPYTPVRRDQLDLPADIHRGDVVLLVAERGRLRITAPGEAREDGTRGQQVHVLNRLSRKDLVGHVVDGSTVAVDF; encoded by the coding sequence ATGCGATTGTCTCGTAGCCTCGCGTTTGCGGCGCTTTTTCTCCTCTCGCTCACCACGGCTTCGGTCGCGGGCCCGGGGCGCATCACCGTGCCGGCGGAGGTGACGGCGACGGGGCAGGTGATCCGGCTCGGAGACATTGCGGTGCTCGAGGGACCGGCGACGGCGGCGCTGGGCGATCTGACGCTCGGGCCGGCGCCGGCGGCGGGCGAGAGCCGTACGCTCGAGGGGGCGCGCGTGCTGGATGCGCTCCGCCGCGCGGGGGCCGACCTCGCGGCGATCACGTACACCATCCCGCCCGTGATCCGGGTGCGGCGGGCGAGCCAGGAGGTGTCGGAGGCGGCCGTCCGGCAGATCCTCGAAAGGTTCCTCGCCGAGGCGCTCGGAGCCGGCGCGGCGGACGCGGAGCTGAAGAGCGTCGAGCTGCCCGGGCCCATCCGCATTCCGGCGGGCCCGTACACCGCCCGCGTCGTCCCGCCGGCGGACCGTCCCCTGCTCGGACGCGTGCGGCTCGGGCTCGAGTTCACGGTCGAGGACCGACCGGTGAAGTCGGTCTGGGTGACGGCGGACATCGGCGTCTACGGGCCGGTCGTCGTGGCCACGCGGGCGGTCGCGCGCGGCGACACGCTCGCCGCCGCCGACCTCACCACCGAGCGGCGCGACCTCTCGCAGACCGGCCGCAGCGTCCTCACCGACACGGTCGACGCGGCCGGCCGCATCGCCCGCGCGCCGCTCGTGCCGTACACGCCCGTGCGCCGGGACCAGCTCGATCTGCCGGCCGACATCCATCGCGGCGACGTCGTGCTGCTCGTCGCCGAGCGGGGCCGGCTGCGCATCACGGCGCCCGGCGAGGCGCGCGAGGACGGGACGCGCGGCCAGCAGGTGCACGTCCTCAATCGCCTGAGCCGCAAGGACCTCGTCGGCCACGTGGTCGACGGCAGCACGGTGGCGGTGGACTTCTGA
- a CDS encoding flagellar basal body L-ring protein FlgH: MRWPVLLGLLLLAACARVASVPVPPPAAVAIQPPPPPPNGSLWHPELAANYPFLDVRAHFPGDLLTVVVAEQSQGKKDATTETTGESSISASVEDFFGIPAAAVKFLPNGFNPQSVVKAETKRSSKGDGTTTREGALTANITVRVVALDPNGNLYVRGDKIVSVNRENQHIVLSGTVRPEDIASDNSVLSSRLADARIDYYGSGVVGDKQNVPLTHRLFDWVWPF, translated from the coding sequence ATGCGGTGGCCCGTGCTGCTCGGCCTCCTGCTGCTCGCCGCCTGCGCCCGCGTGGCGTCGGTCCCCGTGCCGCCGCCCGCGGCGGTCGCGATTCAGCCTCCGCCGCCGCCGCCGAACGGCTCCCTCTGGCATCCGGAGCTCGCCGCCAACTACCCCTTCCTCGACGTCCGCGCGCACTTCCCGGGCGACCTGCTGACCGTGGTGGTCGCCGAGCAGTCGCAGGGGAAGAAGGACGCCACCACGGAGACGACGGGCGAGTCGTCGATCTCGGCGAGCGTCGAGGACTTCTTCGGCATCCCCGCGGCGGCGGTGAAGTTCCTGCCGAACGGATTCAACCCGCAGAGCGTCGTCAAGGCCGAGACCAAGCGCTCGAGCAAGGGCGACGGCACGACGACACGGGAAGGGGCCCTGACCGCCAACATCACCGTCCGCGTCGTCGCCCTCGACCCGAACGGCAACCTCTACGTGCGCGGCGACAAGATCGTCAGCGTGAACCGGGAGAACCAGCACATCGTGCTGAGCGGCACCGTGCGACCCGAGGACATTGCCTCCGATAACAGCGTGCTCTCGTCCCGCCTGGCCGACGCGCGCATCGACTACTACGGGAGCGGCGTCGTCGGCGACAAGCAGAATGTCCCGCTGACCCACCGCCTCTTCGACTGGGTATGGCCGTTTTGA
- a CDS encoding flagellar basal body P-ring protein FlgI: protein MAVLRCAAFAAVVSLAFAVPAFGARLKDIASIEGVRQNQLSGYGLVAGLNGTGDSQQAIFTVQSVLNMLRRRGLTLNINPRQLQIKNVAAVSVTAALPPFARQGGRIDAQVSSLGDAKSLQGGTLLTTPLFGPDGQVYAVAQGPVSLGGGFAAHGPGATAQKSHPTTAFLAGGALVEREVPVALGTEGVLTLALHQPDFTTAGRVATAVNDALGRAAARPLDAGTIAVDLGAASEAEAVATATAIEHVEVMPDTTARVILNERTGTVIIGSDVHIMPIAIAHGSLNVTVKTDFGVSQPAPFSQGQTVVVPDTTLKVEEGAKQNLVLLRAGVSLGELVAGLNALGVTPQDLIAILQAIQTAGALQAELEIM, encoded by the coding sequence ATGGCCGTTTTGAGGTGTGCAGCCTTCGCGGCGGTCGTCTCACTCGCGTTCGCCGTGCCGGCGTTCGGGGCGCGGCTCAAGGACATCGCGTCGATCGAGGGGGTGCGGCAGAACCAGCTCTCGGGGTACGGGCTGGTCGCCGGCCTCAACGGGACGGGCGACAGCCAGCAGGCCATCTTCACCGTGCAGAGCGTGCTCAACATGCTCCGGCGGCGGGGGCTGACGCTCAACATCAACCCGCGGCAGCTGCAGATCAAGAACGTGGCGGCGGTGAGCGTCACGGCGGCGCTGCCGCCCTTCGCGCGCCAGGGGGGGCGCATCGACGCGCAGGTCTCCTCGCTCGGCGACGCCAAGAGCCTGCAGGGCGGCACGCTGCTCACGACGCCGCTCTTCGGGCCCGACGGGCAGGTCTACGCCGTCGCGCAGGGGCCCGTCTCGCTGGGCGGCGGCTTTGCGGCGCACGGGCCGGGTGCCACGGCTCAGAAGAGCCATCCGACGACGGCCTTCCTCGCGGGCGGCGCGCTCGTCGAGCGCGAGGTGCCGGTCGCGCTCGGCACCGAGGGCGTGCTGACTCTCGCCCTCCACCAGCCCGACTTCACCACGGCGGGCCGGGTGGCCACGGCCGTGAACGACGCCCTCGGCCGGGCGGCGGCCCGGCCGCTCGACGCGGGCACGATCGCCGTCGACCTCGGCGCCGCCTCCGAGGCGGAGGCCGTCGCCACCGCGACGGCCATCGAGCACGTCGAGGTGATGCCCGACACGACCGCCCGGGTCATCCTGAACGAGCGCACCGGGACGGTGATCATCGGCAGCGACGTGCACATCATGCCGATCGCCATCGCGCACGGCAGCCTCAACGTCACGGTCAAGACCGACTTCGGCGTCTCGCAGCCCGCGCCCTTCTCGCAGGGGCAGACGGTGGTGGTGCCGGACACCACGCTCAAGGTCGAGGAAGGGGCGAAGCAGAACCTCGTGCTGCTGCGGGCCGGCGTCAGCCTCGGCGAGCTCGTGGCGGGGCTCAATGCCCTCGGCGTGACGCCGCAGGATCTGATCGCGATCCTGCAGGCGATCCAGACCGCCGGCGCCCTCCAGGCCGAGCTGGAGATCATGTGA
- the flgM gene encoding flagellar biosynthesis anti-sigma factor FlgM has translation MKVDERKGLQEPRLGGPGAIQPAAGTAGPSAPPAADQVSVSDTARRLAQLRAEVGDVSVDAIRQEKVQGLRAVMAKGQYSADLEDVARALLRDVLGGLLG, from the coding sequence ATGAAGGTCGACGAGAGGAAGGGCTTACAGGAGCCGAGGCTCGGCGGTCCTGGTGCCATCCAGCCGGCGGCGGGGACCGCCGGCCCGTCGGCACCCCCCGCCGCTGACCAGGTGAGCGTCTCGGACACCGCCCGGCGTCTCGCGCAGCTCCGCGCCGAGGTGGGCGACGTGAGCGTCGACGCGATCCGGCAAGAGAAGGTGCAGGGCCTCCGCGCCGTCATGGCGAAGGGGCAGTACAGCGCCGACCTCGAGGACGTGGCACGCGCGCTGCTGCGCGACGTGCTGGGCGGGCTGCTCGGCTAG
- a CDS encoding flagellar protein FlgN, giving the protein MSQGDQLETLCALLGEETRTCGALSGVLRDEQAAAIGLDPDGIIGCLAERRLLHEQLAQLAGARRDLVRSIARAQGETAERVTELLPLLAPKAGERVRDGLRTLRRALLEARGLGRQNALFAAASLDGVGELLRALGGLMPGARYGADARVAACGGPTNRVDRRV; this is encoded by the coding sequence ATGAGCCAGGGCGACCAGCTGGAGACGCTCTGTGCGCTCCTCGGCGAGGAGACGCGGACGTGCGGCGCGCTCTCCGGGGTGCTGCGCGATGAGCAGGCCGCCGCGATCGGTCTCGATCCCGACGGGATCATCGGCTGTCTCGCCGAGCGGCGGCTGCTCCACGAGCAGCTCGCGCAGCTCGCTGGCGCGCGACGGGACCTCGTCCGTTCGATCGCGCGGGCGCAGGGCGAGACGGCAGAGCGCGTGACCGAGCTCCTGCCGCTGCTCGCCCCCAAAGCCGGCGAACGCGTTCGCGACGGGCTCCGCACACTCCGCCGTGCGCTGCTCGAGGCGCGTGGACTGGGGCGGCAGAACGCGCTCTTCGCCGCGGCGAGCCTCGACGGCGTGGGCGAGCTGCTGCGGGCCCTCGGCGGGCTCATGCCGGGCGCGCGCTACGGGGCGGATGCGCGGGTCGCGGCATGCGGCGGTCCCACCAACCGCGTAGACCGCCGCGTGTAG
- the flgK gene encoding flagellar hook-associated protein FlgK has protein sequence MAISSLLGIAQRALLASETALGVVGNNIANVNTPGYTRQVPDLESDPSSVTAQGVLVGTGVHVAAVRQVLDPLLEKRLLGAETERRQQGAVRDQLSALASVLNELDQPSLGDAVDGFFAAADALARNPGGAAERETLLGQARTLADQLQQRSAAVAALQRGTDDAYVAATTRANDALGRIADLNRAITAAEAGGERANDLRDRRRTALTDLAGVIGIQTVETRDGAVTVSAANGAVLVDGGAVVHPIALREQGAGLDGQALHEAGLADGTGGFIAAPAAFASGELAALAGVRDGDLVAASSDLDTFASTLIGEVNRIQTNAGAGAVDLDGGSTATVPLFGGTDARTITVLLTGADAGRKIGAALSTDPGDNQNALNLADLRTRTQAALGKATFSGYLADLTGAVGEGAARARDTAQASEALQQQLQNQRDSFSGVNLNEELSNLLRYQRAFQASAEAMNVANQILDELMSVIR, from the coding sequence ATGGCCATCTCGTCCCTCCTCGGCATCGCGCAGCGCGCGCTCCTGGCGAGCGAGACGGCGCTCGGCGTCGTCGGCAACAACATCGCCAACGTCAACACGCCCGGCTATACGCGCCAGGTCCCGGACCTGGAGTCGGACCCGAGCAGCGTGACGGCGCAGGGCGTGCTGGTCGGGACGGGGGTGCACGTGGCTGCCGTCCGGCAGGTCCTCGATCCGCTGCTCGAGAAGCGCCTGCTCGGCGCCGAGACCGAGCGCCGCCAGCAAGGCGCGGTGCGGGACCAGCTGAGCGCCCTGGCGAGCGTGCTGAACGAGCTCGACCAACCCTCGCTGGGGGACGCGGTCGACGGGTTCTTTGCCGCCGCCGATGCGCTCGCCCGCAATCCGGGCGGCGCGGCGGAGCGCGAGACCCTGCTCGGCCAGGCCCGCACGCTCGCCGACCAGCTCCAGCAGCGGAGCGCGGCGGTCGCGGCGCTCCAGCGCGGCACCGACGACGCGTACGTCGCGGCCACCACGCGCGCCAACGACGCCCTCGGCCGCATCGCGGACCTCAACCGGGCGATCACCGCCGCGGAGGCTGGCGGCGAGCGCGCCAACGACCTGCGCGACCGGCGTCGCACGGCGCTCACCGACCTCGCCGGCGTGATCGGCATCCAGACGGTCGAGACGAGGGACGGAGCGGTCACCGTGTCGGCGGCCAACGGGGCCGTGCTGGTCGACGGCGGCGCGGTGGTCCACCCGATCGCGCTGCGCGAGCAGGGCGCCGGCCTCGACGGTCAGGCGCTCCACGAGGCCGGCCTGGCCGACGGGACGGGCGGCTTCATCGCCGCCCCGGCGGCCTTCGCGAGCGGCGAGCTGGCCGCGCTCGCCGGGGTCCGCGACGGCGACCTCGTCGCCGCCTCGTCGGACCTCGACACCTTCGCGAGCACGCTGATCGGCGAGGTGAACCGCATCCAGACGAACGCGGGCGCCGGCGCCGTCGACCTGGACGGCGGCTCGACCGCGACCGTGCCGCTGTTCGGAGGCACGGACGCCAGGACCATCACGGTCCTCCTCACCGGCGCGGACGCCGGGCGGAAGATCGGCGCCGCGCTGTCGACCGACCCGGGTGACAACCAGAACGCGCTCAATCTGGCCGACCTGCGCACGCGGACGCAGGCGGCGCTCGGCAAAGCCACCTTCAGCGGCTATCTCGCAGACCTGACCGGGGCGGTGGGCGAAGGCGCGGCGCGGGCGCGGGACACCGCGCAGGCCAGCGAGGCGCTCCAGCAGCAGCTGCAGAATCAGCGCGATTCGTTCTCGGGCGTCAACCTGAACGAGGAGCTCAGCAACCTCCTCCGCTACCAGCGCGCCTTCCAGGCGTCGGCGGAGGCGATGAACGTCGCCAACCAGATCCTCGACGAGCTCATGAGCGTGATCCGATGA
- the csrA gene encoding carbon storage regulator CsrA produces MLVLTRRLGEVIRVGDNVTVRVLEVKGNQVRLGVEAPADVRIYREEVYRAIRKENEEAALQKPSSLEEVTTTWEKQRDKP; encoded by the coding sequence ATGCTGGTCCTGACACGGAGGTTGGGGGAGGTGATCCGCGTGGGTGACAACGTCACCGTGCGGGTCCTCGAGGTGAAGGGGAATCAGGTCCGGCTCGGGGTGGAAGCCCCAGCGGACGTGCGCATCTACCGCGAAGAGGTCTACAGGGCGATTCGCAAGGAGAACGAGGAGGCCGCGCTCCAGAAGCCGAGCAGCCTCGAAGAGGTGACCACCACGTGGGAGAAGCAGCGCGACAAGCCGTAG
- a CDS encoding sigma-54-dependent Fis family transcriptional regulator, with amino-acid sequence MQGNEQRDGTDHSFEGIIGRHPSMQAIFEIIRRVAPTDATVLITGESGTGKELVAAALHRLSGRAAGRFVPVHCGAIPEDLLESEMFGHERGAFTGAVASRIGRFKLADGGSIFLDEIGEMSAKLQVKLLRVLEDGRFEAVGSVVTQQVDVRVIAATNRSLEQAVAGRHFREDLFYRLRVVPIEMPPLRRRREDIPLLVDAILGQLAARGLPRFTISAEATELLQRYPWPGNVRELRNVLEQMVVLGRPERVIDASDLPPHLVAPRELTDAASAMPWQFGSAGIDFYREMEAIEDRIIAQALHLSRGNKKEAARLLRVNRTTLLEKLKRKRAQGSPLAALLGAANPVDGLPGAIAADGAARGALEFAVA; translated from the coding sequence ATGCAAGGAAACGAGCAGCGCGACGGCACCGACCACTCGTTCGAGGGCATCATCGGCCGGCATCCGAGCATGCAGGCGATCTTCGAGATCATCCGGCGCGTCGCGCCGACCGACGCGACGGTCCTCATCACGGGCGAGAGCGGTACCGGGAAGGAGCTCGTGGCCGCGGCCCTCCACCGGCTCTCCGGACGGGCGGCCGGGCGCTTCGTGCCGGTCCACTGCGGGGCGATCCCGGAAGACCTGCTCGAGAGCGAGATGTTCGGGCACGAGCGAGGCGCGTTCACCGGCGCGGTGGCGAGCCGCATCGGCCGCTTCAAGCTCGCCGACGGGGGCTCGATCTTCCTCGACGAGATCGGCGAGATGAGCGCCAAGCTGCAGGTGAAGCTCCTCCGCGTGCTCGAGGACGGCCGCTTCGAGGCCGTGGGCAGCGTCGTCACCCAGCAGGTCGACGTGCGCGTGATCGCCGCGACCAACCGCTCGCTCGAGCAGGCGGTGGCGGGGCGCCACTTCCGCGAGGATCTCTTCTACCGGCTGCGCGTCGTGCCGATCGAGATGCCCCCGCTGCGCCGCCGCCGCGAGGACATCCCGCTCCTGGTCGACGCGATCCTCGGGCAGCTCGCGGCGCGCGGGCTGCCGCGCTTCACGATCAGCGCGGAGGCGACCGAGCTGCTGCAGCGCTATCCATGGCCCGGCAACGTGCGCGAGCTGCGCAACGTGCTCGAGCAGATGGTCGTCCTCGGCCGTCCCGAGCGCGTGATCGACGCGAGCGATCTCCCGCCTCACCTGGTGGCGCCGCGCGAGCTGACCGACGCCGCCTCGGCGATGCCGTGGCAGTTCGGCTCGGCGGGCATCGACTTCTATCGCGAGATGGAGGCGATCGAGGACCGCATCATCGCGCAGGCCCTGCACCTCTCGCGCGGCAACAAGAAGGAGGCCGCGCGGCTCCTCCGCGTCAACCGGACGACGCTGCTCGAGAAGCTCAAGCGAAAGCGCGCGCAGGGGAGTCCGCTCGCGGCGCTCCTCGGCGCGGCCAATCCGGTCGACGGCCTGCCGGGCGCGATCGCGGCGGACGGGGCGGCGCGCGGCGCGCTCGAGTTCGCCGTCGCATGA
- a CDS encoding response regulator, whose amino-acid sequence MASSAMRRVEERRPRVLVVDDLGYARDALAELLRSASYDVASVGSGAEALDELERHGADLVLSDIYMPRMTGWELAHAVRERGVTNTRGLPICIGLYSALLSGFSREQLSRAQVDFAVTKLTDPDAVLDAVERALAWSEVR is encoded by the coding sequence GTGGCTAGCAGCGCCATGCGGCGCGTGGAGGAGCGGCGGCCCCGGGTCCTCGTGGTCGACGACCTCGGGTATGCGCGTGACGCGCTGGCCGAGCTCCTGCGGAGCGCGAGCTACGACGTCGCGTCGGTCGGCAGCGGTGCGGAAGCGCTCGACGAGCTCGAGCGTCATGGGGCCGACCTCGTGCTGTCCGACATCTACATGCCCCGTATGACGGGCTGGGAGCTCGCCCACGCGGTGCGCGAGCGCGGTGTGACCAACACGCGCGGCCTGCCGATCTGCATCGGCCTCTACTCGGCCCTGTTGAGCGGCTTCAGCCGCGAGCAGCTGAGCCGCGCCCAGGTGGACTTTGCCGTGACCAAGCTGACCGACCCGGACGCGGTGCTCGACGCCGTCGAGCGCGCGCTCGCCTGGTCCGAGGTACGCTAG